Proteins from a single region of Strix aluco isolate bStrAlu1 chromosome 5, bStrAlu1.hap1, whole genome shotgun sequence:
- the IL15RA gene encoding interleukin-15 receptor subunit alpha: MNPPIPRYYTPPGNAPPLQTPGIASPLDISPPPRYCTPQVLHPPGHCTPPRVPNPSPGHCTPPGSPSRQDLPVTRGNKRKRKRKRFEPRRAWPVAAAGGGGAEPRSLRGSPEPPARPRGRRRPMAGPLLPLLCGTVALLMPWVAADTAPVRCSRPKDVANAHIDVDDNVLLNTRLRYTCNPGYKRKAGTSSLIQCVLPEGSSEPDWTQTTLKCIRDPALPPQTPSPELPTTLHTERTERESTDTNPTSSPSPAAAPGLPGAASQSPVPPAPDGPPPELSMPPETPPALETPTPGEGTAQGTSLGTTPLPPTPMDHAAVSTQILAPSIGLSVLVVAGIVAYCCWRMKMRVRPDYAAVAIPMVARAAENEEMSRPGVLPTG; this comes from the exons ATGAATCCCCCCATCCCCCG gtaTTACACCCCCCCGGGTAATGCACCCCCCCTTCAAACCCCTGGTATTGCATCGCCCCTGGAtatctccccccctccccggtatTGCACACCCCAG GTACTCCATCCCCCCGGGCATTGCACCCCCCCTCGCGTACCGAATCCCTCTCCCGGGCATTGCACCCCCCCGGGCTCCCCATCCCGGCAGGACCTCCCGGTCACCCGAGGCAACAAGCGAAAGCGAAAGCGAAAGCGCTTCGAGCCACGCCGGGCAtggccggtggcggcggcgggtggcggcGGGGCAGAGCCGCGGAGCCTCCGCGGGAGCCCTgagccccccgcccggccccggggccgccgccgtcCCATGGCGgggccgctgctgccgctgctctgCGGGACCGTCGCCCTCCTGATGCCCTGGGTCGCCGCTGATACCG CGCCAGTGCGATGCAGCCGCCCCAAGGACGTGGCCAACGCGCACATCGACGTGGACGACAACGTGCTGCTCAACACCCGCCTGCGCTACACCTGCAACCCGGGCTACAAGCGCAAAGCCGGTACCTCCAGCCTCATCCAGTGCGTCCTCCCTGAGGGGTCCAGCGAGCCCGACTGGACCCAGACCACGCTGAAATGCATCC GGGACCCAGCTCTACCTCCACAAACACCCAGCCCTGAACTCCCGACCACGCTGCACACCGAGAGGACCGAGAGGG AATCCACTGATACCAACCCGAcctccagcccctctccagcagcagcacctgggctgCCCGGAGCTGCCAGCCAGTCGCCCGTGCCACCAGCCCCTGATGGGCCACCACCGGAGCTATCCATGCCACCGGAGACGCCCCCAGCACTGGAGACACCCACACCAGGAGAGGGGACAGCCCAGGGGACATCTCTGGGGACAACCCCACTGCCCCCCACCCCTATGGACCACGCTGCAG TTTCCACCCAGATCCTGGCCCCTTCCATTG GGCTCTCGGTGCTGGTGGTCGCTGGCATCGTGGCCTACTGCTGCTGGAGGATGAAAAT GCGCGTGAGGCCGGACTATGCGGCTGTGGCCATCCCCATGGTGGCTCGTGCTGCTGAGAACGAGGAGATGTCACGGCCCGGTGTCTTGCCCACGGGCTGA